A genomic segment from Lignipirellula cremea encodes:
- a CDS encoding outer membrane protein assembly factor BamB family protein, whose amino-acid sequence MRKISLCASLLFVVAVCSGADWLQFRGTQSVAEKENPPASWTTDENVAWKVDLPGRGPSGPILVKGNVIVTCSGGVNQDRLYVISCSAETGEENWRREFWATGRTNTHPSSAVAANTPASDGERIYAFFSSNDLVCLDLEGNLLWYRGLTFDYPKSGNDVGMSSSPAVVDGVVIVQIESQGDSFAAGIDALTGETLWRKERGRTANWTSPVVIPARGQRPATVLMQSPSGLTIVDPRSGDVKWEYEIECSGIPSVATDGEWLYVPADGITAFKLAEDSTSPELVWNSGRLNPSAASPVLYQEKLYVLNRAGVITCADVKDEGEQLWQLRLKGSFWATPVIAGGRMYCLGSDGDCQVVQLGEKGEVLSTNPIEEKIQGSPAVGEDALYFRTDAHLWKIASP is encoded by the coding sequence ATGAGAAAAATCAGTCTTTGTGCTTCCTTGCTGTTTGTCGTTGCGGTCTGCAGCGGCGCTGACTGGCTGCAGTTTCGCGGTACGCAAAGCGTGGCCGAGAAAGAGAATCCGCCAGCCAGCTGGACGACCGACGAAAATGTCGCCTGGAAGGTCGATCTGCCGGGACGCGGTCCGTCGGGTCCGATCCTGGTTAAAGGGAACGTGATCGTCACCTGCTCAGGCGGCGTGAACCAGGATCGCCTGTATGTGATCTCCTGCTCGGCGGAAACGGGCGAAGAGAACTGGCGCCGCGAGTTCTGGGCGACGGGACGAACCAACACGCATCCCAGCAGCGCCGTAGCCGCCAATACGCCCGCCAGCGACGGCGAGCGGATTTACGCCTTTTTTTCCTCCAATGATCTGGTCTGCCTCGACCTGGAAGGGAACCTGTTGTGGTATCGGGGGCTGACCTTCGACTATCCCAAGTCGGGTAACGATGTCGGCATGTCGTCGTCGCCGGCGGTGGTCGACGGCGTGGTGATTGTGCAGATCGAAAGCCAGGGCGATTCGTTCGCCGCCGGCATTGATGCCCTGACCGGAGAAACCCTGTGGCGCAAAGAACGAGGCCGCACGGCCAATTGGACGTCGCCCGTGGTGATTCCGGCCCGCGGCCAGCGCCCTGCGACCGTGCTGATGCAGTCGCCGTCGGGGCTGACGATTGTCGATCCGCGTTCTGGCGACGTCAAATGGGAATACGAGATTGAGTGCAGCGGAATTCCTTCCGTGGCGACCGATGGCGAATGGCTGTACGTGCCGGCCGACGGCATCACGGCGTTCAAGCTGGCGGAAGACTCCACTTCGCCGGAACTGGTGTGGAATTCGGGCCGGCTGAATCCGAGCGCCGCCAGTCCCGTGCTGTACCAGGAGAAGCTCTACGTTCTCAATCGCGCCGGCGTGATCACCTGTGCGGATGTAAAGGACGAAGGCGAGCAGCTCTGGCAGCTGCGACTCAAAGGCTCCTTCTGGGCGACGCCCGTCATTGCCGGCGGCCGCATGTATTGCCTGGGCTCCGACGGCGATTGCCAGGTGGTGCAGCTGGGTGAAAAAGGAGAGGTGCTCTCGACGAACCCCATCGAAGAGAAGATCCAGGGATCGCCCGCCGTCGGCGAGGACGCCTTGTACTTCCGCACCGACGCCCACCTGTGGAAGATCGCCAGCCCATGA
- a CDS encoding phosphopantothenoylcysteine decarboxylase domain-containing protein: MARILITSGPTRQYLDPVRYLTNASSGRMGRALVSAALELGHQVVVVSGPVEVDYPAEAEVVPVISTEEMLEVSRRLFVDCDGLIGAAAPCDYRPLAVENQKIAKTGGPLVLQLVETPDVLATLGAEKKPHQWTVAFALETEDQRFRALTKLEKKNCEMVVLNGPQAMNSLDNAVEVLVRGGELLEAIAGDKETVARGILRLISQRLIRD, translated from the coding sequence ATGGCTCGCATTCTGATCACCTCGGGCCCCACCCGGCAGTATCTGGACCCGGTGCGTTATCTGACGAACGCCTCCAGCGGCCGAATGGGCCGCGCGCTGGTCAGCGCGGCGCTGGAACTGGGGCACCAGGTAGTCGTCGTCAGCGGGCCGGTCGAAGTCGATTACCCGGCCGAGGCGGAAGTGGTTCCTGTCATCTCGACGGAAGAAATGCTCGAGGTCAGCCGGCGGCTGTTTGTCGACTGCGATGGGCTGATCGGGGCGGCGGCGCCGTGCGACTATCGCCCCCTGGCGGTAGAGAACCAAAAAATCGCCAAAACGGGCGGACCGCTGGTCCTGCAGCTGGTGGAAACGCCCGATGTGCTGGCCACCCTGGGGGCAGAGAAAAAACCGCACCAGTGGACCGTAGCGTTCGCCCTGGAAACGGAAGACCAGCGTTTCCGCGCGCTGACCAAGCTGGAGAAGAAAAACTGCGAAATGGTCGTGCTCAACGGCCCGCAGGCGATGAACTCGCTGGATAACGCGGTCGAAGTGCTCGTCCGCGGCGGCGAACTGCTGGAAGCGATTGCCGGCGACAAAGAAACGGTCGCCCGGGGCATACTACGACTAATCTCCCAGCGGCTAATCCGCGACTAG
- a CDS encoding sensor histidine kinase, which produces MKRLLLIEDDEVDRETICRLVDGRYELVETATGAEGLAALEGPRFDCVLVDFRLPDYEGLDLLPALAERELAAIMLTGHGNEAIAVEAMKRGVQDYLVKGQLTWEMLERAIDNAIEKVALTSTIRRQQKQLQLHAEQLERRNEELQQFAYSVSHDLQEPLRSIGGFASLLTSDYQQSLDDRGRDFLQIINHCAGQLQQMIDDLLEYSRIQTEAKRFRPIDVNGVLVDVKNNLFKRISENKAVITSDPLPTLEADPSQMRQLFQNLIGNAIKFRREERPQVHVSAEPWENGWLFSVSDNGIGIEPRFLARVFEVFRRLHTRAEFDGTGIGLSVCRRVVERHQGKIWVESTPGKGSVFYFTLPNDQSLEELVAD; this is translated from the coding sequence GTGAAACGCCTGCTTCTGATTGAAGATGACGAAGTCGACCGGGAAACGATCTGCCGCCTGGTCGACGGCCGCTACGAACTGGTGGAGACAGCGACCGGAGCTGAAGGTCTGGCCGCGCTGGAGGGACCTCGCTTCGATTGCGTGCTGGTCGATTTCCGGCTGCCCGACTATGAAGGACTCGACCTGCTGCCGGCGCTGGCGGAGCGCGAGCTGGCCGCCATCATGTTGACTGGGCACGGGAACGAAGCGATCGCGGTCGAAGCGATGAAACGCGGCGTTCAGGACTACCTGGTCAAAGGGCAGCTCACCTGGGAAATGCTCGAAAGGGCGATCGACAACGCAATTGAAAAGGTCGCGCTCACCAGCACCATCCGTCGCCAGCAGAAGCAGCTGCAGCTCCACGCCGAACAGCTCGAACGCCGAAACGAAGAACTGCAGCAGTTTGCTTATTCGGTGTCGCACGATCTGCAGGAGCCGCTGCGTTCCATCGGCGGCTTTGCCTCGCTGTTGACCAGCGACTACCAGCAAAGCCTGGATGATCGCGGCCGGGACTTCCTGCAGATTATCAACCATTGCGCCGGCCAGCTGCAGCAGATGATCGACGACCTGCTGGAATACTCCCGGATTCAAACCGAAGCGAAACGCTTCCGGCCGATCGACGTCAACGGCGTGCTGGTCGACGTCAAGAACAACCTGTTCAAAAGGATCAGCGAGAACAAAGCCGTCATCACCAGCGACCCCCTGCCCACACTGGAGGCGGACCCGTCGCAAATGCGGCAGCTCTTCCAGAACCTGATCGGCAATGCAATCAAGTTTCGCCGGGAAGAACGCCCCCAGGTGCATGTCTCGGCGGAGCCGTGGGAAAACGGCTGGTTGTTCAGCGTGAGCGACAACGGCATCGGCATCGAGCCCCGGTTTCTGGCCCGGGTGTTCGAAGTCTTCCGCCGTCTGCACACCCGGGCGGAGTTTGACGGCACAGGCATCGGCCTGTCGGTTTGCCGCCGCGTGGTCGAACGGCACCAAGGAAAAATCTGGGTCGAATCCACGCCAGGCAAAGGCAGCGTGTTCTATTTTACCTTGCCGAACGACCAGTCGCTGGAAGAGCTAGTCGCGGATTAG
- a CDS encoding sulfatase: MAADRPLNVVMFLVDDLGWTDLGCFGSSFYETPNVDRLSASGMRFTDAYAACPVCSPTRASIMTGKYPNRVGITDYINPAGNNQPEKWNRKTKLLPAPYQDRLALNETTLAEVFHDSGYATFFAGKWHLGPAGFWPEDQGFDINRGGIDRGGPYGGKRYFSPYDNPRLTDGPDGEHLPDRLARETVKFIEDNQDRPFLAYLSFYSVHTPLISRPDLEKKYEEKRSQLKTDSPIWGEEGARKVRLVQEHAVYAGMVEGMDLAVGTVLDALDRLKLADDTIVFFMSDNGGLSTSEGHPTSNLPLRAGKGWLYEGGIREPMIVRWPGVTKPGSVCRSAVVSTDFFPTMLEAAGLPLRKDLHVDGISFVDLLHGKERVRPPMYWHYPHYGNQGGAPGGAIRKGDWKLIQWYEGDRLELFNLAKDPSEQQNVAEENPEVAMMLKKDLGQWLVETGAVMPSPNPGKGSSR; this comes from the coding sequence ATGGCGGCCGATCGTCCCCTGAATGTGGTGATGTTCCTGGTCGACGACCTGGGCTGGACGGACCTGGGCTGCTTTGGCAGTTCGTTCTATGAAACGCCCAATGTCGACCGCCTGTCGGCATCGGGGATGCGTTTTACCGATGCCTACGCCGCCTGTCCGGTTTGTTCGCCAACGCGAGCCAGCATCATGACAGGCAAATACCCGAACCGCGTGGGCATTACCGACTACATCAATCCCGCCGGCAACAACCAGCCCGAGAAGTGGAATCGCAAGACAAAGCTGCTCCCGGCGCCCTACCAGGATCGACTGGCCCTCAACGAAACGACGCTGGCTGAAGTCTTCCATGATTCCGGGTATGCGACCTTTTTTGCCGGCAAGTGGCACCTGGGACCGGCCGGCTTCTGGCCCGAGGATCAGGGCTTTGATATCAATCGCGGCGGTATCGACCGAGGCGGCCCCTATGGCGGCAAGCGATATTTTTCTCCCTACGACAATCCCCGTCTGACGGATGGTCCCGACGGCGAGCACCTGCCGGATCGACTGGCCCGGGAAACGGTCAAGTTCATCGAAGACAACCAGGACCGTCCGTTTCTGGCGTACCTGTCGTTCTACTCCGTGCACACGCCGTTAATTTCCCGGCCGGACCTGGAGAAGAAGTACGAAGAGAAACGCAGCCAGCTCAAGACCGACTCCCCGATCTGGGGCGAAGAAGGCGCTCGCAAGGTTCGACTGGTGCAGGAACATGCGGTCTACGCGGGCATGGTCGAAGGGATGGACCTGGCCGTTGGGACCGTGCTGGACGCACTCGATCGCTTGAAACTGGCGGACGATACGATCGTGTTCTTTATGTCGGACAACGGCGGCCTGTCGACCTCGGAAGGCCACCCCACCAGCAACCTGCCGCTGCGGGCCGGCAAAGGTTGGCTGTACGAAGGCGGCATCCGCGAACCGATGATCGTCCGCTGGCCCGGCGTGACCAAGCCCGGATCGGTTTGTCGGTCCGCGGTCGTCAGCACCGACTTTTTCCCAACCATGCTGGAAGCCGCCGGCTTGCCGCTGCGGAAAGATTTACATGTCGATGGGATCAGTTTTGTTGACTTGCTCCATGGGAAAGAACGGGTCCGCCCGCCCATGTACTGGCACTATCCTCATTATGGCAACCAGGGCGGGGCGCCAGGCGGCGCGATTCGCAAAGGCGACTGGAAGCTGATCCAATGGTACGAAGGTGATCGGCTGGAACTCTTCAATCTGGCCAAAGATCCCAGCGAACAGCAAAACGTGGCTGAGGAAAACCCCGAGGTCGCCATGATGCTGAAGAAAGATCTGGGGCAATGGCTCGTTGAAACGGGCGCCGTGATGCCGAGTCCGAATCCGGGAAAAGGATCCTCGCGGTAG
- the rplU gene encoding 50S ribosomal protein L21, translating to MYAIIADGGRQYRVEEGQQLAVDYRDIAKGEVCRFERVLAVTNDSGTTLGLPVIEGAVVTAEVLGVVQADKIYIQKFRRRKTYRRRTGHRQMYTNVKITKIEGV from the coding sequence ATGTACGCAATTATTGCCGACGGCGGCCGACAGTATCGTGTGGAAGAAGGGCAACAACTGGCAGTCGATTATCGCGACATCGCCAAAGGAGAAGTTTGCCGGTTTGAGCGCGTGCTCGCCGTCACCAACGACTCCGGAACCACCCTCGGTCTGCCCGTCATCGAAGGCGCGGTTGTCACCGCCGAGGTTCTGGGCGTCGTCCAGGCCGACAAGATTTACATCCAGAAGTTCCGTCGCCGCAAGACGTATCGTCGCCGCACGGGTCACCGCCAGATGTACACGAACGTCAAAATCACCAAGATTGAAGGGGTGTAG
- a CDS encoding S41 family peptidase produces MARREMIWLALVVWANSMLVLPFSQGALAAPPVAAKEVEDSPPEPEKSPQEEDAEVYELMRLFADTLDQVDRNYVKDISRRELMEAAIEGMLTKLDQYSAYIPPEQIDRFKSGVESEFGGIGIRVSVEGGILKVISPILGSPAYKAGVLAGDTIVEIEGESTRGITIDEAIAKLKGKVDTSVKVSVLHEGEEKPIPVELTRKTVRVATVLGDTRNDDDSWNYMFDEDQKIGYVRINTFGRHTTEELKETLDLLNAAGIKALVLDLRFNPGGLLSCAIEVSDLFVEEGKIVSTAGRNAPARRWDAHTRGTYADFPMVILVNRYSASASEIVSACLQDHERAVVIGERTWGKGSVQNIITLEDGRSALKLTTASYQRPSGKNIHRFEGATDEDAWGVIPNEGFLIKLSTEELREYNEFRRQRDIVGRKPEEGEAFEDRQLLAALSYLRGRLSGENEKEDDQKADGKTKKAPEKQAAAGN; encoded by the coding sequence ATGGCGCGTCGCGAAATGATCTGGTTAGCGCTCGTGGTTTGGGCGAACTCGATGCTGGTGTTGCCGTTCTCGCAAGGGGCCCTGGCGGCTCCGCCCGTCGCTGCGAAGGAGGTCGAGGACAGCCCCCCGGAACCGGAGAAGTCCCCGCAGGAAGAAGACGCGGAAGTTTACGAACTAATGCGGTTGTTCGCGGACACGCTCGACCAGGTCGACCGGAACTATGTCAAAGACATCAGCCGCCGGGAATTGATGGAAGCGGCCATTGAAGGGATGCTGACCAAACTCGACCAGTATTCAGCCTACATTCCGCCCGAGCAGATCGACCGTTTTAAAAGCGGCGTGGAAAGCGAATTCGGCGGCATCGGCATCCGCGTTTCTGTCGAAGGCGGCATTCTCAAGGTGATCAGCCCCATTCTCGGATCGCCTGCCTACAAAGCGGGCGTGCTGGCGGGCGACACGATCGTGGAAATCGAAGGGGAGTCCACCCGGGGCATTACGATCGACGAAGCGATCGCCAAACTCAAAGGGAAGGTCGACACCTCGGTCAAGGTTTCCGTGCTGCATGAAGGGGAAGAAAAGCCGATTCCCGTGGAGCTGACCCGGAAAACAGTTCGCGTGGCGACCGTGCTGGGCGACACACGAAACGACGACGACTCCTGGAACTATATGTTCGACGAGGATCAGAAAATCGGCTATGTGCGGATCAACACCTTTGGCCGTCATACGACCGAGGAACTGAAAGAGACGCTGGACCTGCTCAACGCGGCCGGGATCAAGGCGCTGGTTCTGGATCTGCGGTTCAACCCGGGCGGATTGCTCTCCTGTGCGATCGAAGTTAGCGATCTGTTTGTCGAAGAAGGGAAGATCGTCAGCACGGCCGGCCGTAACGCACCGGCCCGCCGCTGGGACGCCCACACCCGGGGCACCTATGCTGACTTTCCGATGGTGATCCTGGTCAACCGCTATAGCGCTAGCGCCAGTGAAATTGTTTCCGCCTGCCTGCAGGACCACGAACGTGCCGTCGTCATCGGGGAACGCACCTGGGGCAAAGGCAGCGTGCAGAACATTATCACGCTGGAAGACGGCCGCAGCGCGCTGAAGCTCACCACCGCCAGTTACCAGCGACCTTCGGGCAAGAATATCCACCGCTTCGAAGGCGCCACCGACGAAGACGCCTGGGGGGTGATCCCGAACGAGGGCTTCCTCATCAAGCTCAGCACCGAAGAACTGCGGGAGTACAACGAATTCCGCCGCCAGCGCGATATCGTGGGCCGCAAGCCGGAAGAAGGCGAAGCGTTCGAAGACCGGCAGTTGCTGGCCGCCCTGAGCTATCTCCGCGGCCGCCTGAGCGGCGAAAATGAAAAAGAGGACGACCAGAAGGCCGACGGAAAAACCAAAAAAGCCCCGGAAAAACAAGCCGCCGCCGGCAATTAG
- a CDS encoding coiled-coil domain-containing protein, with protein MSNSHPPESENPRADQPFDTSKAAERLQELQGQQPDTTQEMLELRRCHEALAADLRREIERMQADLLATQRTEEQVISALHSAQGARDRVREKTAAAARTHERLLELEQRYDSVQRHIVEARGELQQMQQLTDRLQTAEAKLQAAEAKCIAQVGETERVEKAYRAAIQNFTREAEQLHGKRRNHEAVVDLLQGALTSEQTHRAAAQHDLQLVMAQRDEALRSVEQEQARYAAAGKSHHETGVRMQAEADELRSLLVEAGEEVSRLQGAESDRQALAERLQGVVSQRDRLQAELQSMHGMFERTVEDYSAVQRQMSDENHALRALVDDLRFQNDTILTQAEQLQKSLLTVKEEQSQTRTRSETLEQETVKLRRLQADTQQALEAREHQHKKQTEQLQQRLQEEKKSLQSLVQSLRSQNETLQADNERIQQNVISATAERERTDSRTEEMETEIRQLQDQLDAARQNYGGREQQLKKDNARVQKAVDELLAKSQSDEAERVSWNAERQLHAETAAVRDRYRSQVEEQQARIISMEQQAQANEEAYWRQREEMHAEADTLRNEVQQMIRRQSATEEELRLARKSNDEFHIEQERGQKVLRRRMETLLEEAKKVCTRARRIQDEAQAEALALRKENEKLRLQLQPVAAPAVIVPPPAANRTEQRRLAAVESDSRDAGNAPKPLGMFSPVRQRPLIDENLPAWPQ; from the coding sequence ATGTCGAACTCCCATCCCCCGGAATCAGAGAACCCCCGAGCCGATCAACCGTTCGACACCAGCAAGGCGGCGGAGCGTTTACAGGAGCTGCAGGGCCAGCAACCCGATACAACCCAGGAAATGCTGGAGCTGCGTCGTTGCCATGAGGCACTGGCCGCAGATCTGCGCAGGGAGATCGAGCGCATGCAGGCCGATCTGCTGGCGACGCAGCGGACCGAGGAGCAAGTGATCAGCGCCCTGCATTCGGCCCAGGGGGCGCGGGACCGGGTGCGTGAAAAGACGGCCGCCGCCGCCCGGACGCACGAGCGATTGTTAGAGCTTGAGCAGAGGTACGATAGTGTTCAGCGCCATATCGTGGAGGCCCGGGGGGAGCTCCAGCAGATGCAGCAACTGACTGACCGACTCCAAACGGCGGAAGCAAAGCTGCAGGCTGCGGAAGCGAAGTGTATCGCCCAGGTTGGCGAAACCGAACGCGTCGAAAAGGCGTATCGAGCGGCCATCCAGAACTTCACCCGCGAAGCCGAGCAACTGCACGGAAAAAGGCGCAACCACGAAGCGGTCGTCGATCTTCTCCAGGGCGCCTTGACCAGCGAGCAGACGCATCGGGCTGCAGCCCAGCACGACCTGCAGCTGGTCATGGCCCAGCGGGACGAGGCTCTGCGAAGCGTGGAGCAGGAGCAAGCTCGCTACGCAGCGGCCGGGAAATCGCACCACGAGACAGGCGTCAGAATGCAGGCCGAGGCCGACGAACTCCGCAGTCTGCTGGTCGAGGCCGGGGAAGAAGTAAGCCGTCTGCAAGGCGCCGAATCCGATCGGCAGGCGCTGGCGGAACGCCTGCAGGGAGTCGTCAGTCAGCGCGACCGCCTGCAGGCCGAGCTGCAGTCCATGCATGGCATGTTTGAGCGGACCGTCGAGGACTACTCGGCCGTGCAGCGCCAGATGAGCGACGAGAACCATGCCCTGCGGGCCCTGGTCGACGATCTTCGCTTTCAGAACGATACCATTCTGACGCAGGCCGAGCAGCTGCAGAAATCGCTCCTGACAGTCAAAGAAGAGCAATCGCAGACCCGCACTCGCAGCGAGACGCTGGAGCAGGAAACCGTCAAACTGCGGCGGCTCCAGGCCGATACGCAGCAGGCCCTGGAGGCGCGGGAGCATCAGCATAAAAAGCAGACAGAGCAGCTGCAGCAACGGCTGCAGGAAGAAAAGAAATCGCTCCAGTCGCTGGTGCAGAGTTTGCGATCCCAGAACGAAACCCTGCAGGCCGACAACGAACGCATTCAGCAGAACGTGATCTCCGCGACGGCCGAACGGGAGCGGACGGATTCCCGCACCGAAGAAATGGAAACCGAGATTCGCCAGCTTCAGGATCAACTGGACGCCGCCCGCCAGAATTATGGCGGACGCGAACAGCAGTTAAAGAAGGATAACGCCCGGGTGCAAAAAGCGGTCGACGAGTTACTGGCCAAATCGCAATCCGACGAAGCCGAACGCGTATCCTGGAACGCGGAACGCCAGCTTCACGCGGAAACAGCGGCGGTGCGCGATCGCTACCGGAGCCAGGTGGAGGAACAGCAGGCACGGATCATCAGTATGGAACAGCAGGCCCAGGCCAACGAAGAAGCCTATTGGCGTCAGCGGGAAGAAATGCACGCCGAGGCCGACACCCTGCGAAACGAAGTCCAGCAAATGATCCGTCGCCAGTCCGCCACCGAAGAAGAACTTCGCCTGGCCCGCAAGAGCAATGACGAGTTCCATATCGAACAGGAAAGGGGACAAAAGGTGCTCCGCCGTCGAATGGAAACGCTGCTCGAAGAGGCGAAGAAAGTCTGCACCCGGGCGCGGAGAATCCAGGACGAAGCCCAGGCGGAAGCGCTCGCCTTGCGGAAAGAGAATGAGAAATTACGACTGCAGCTCCAGCCTGTGGCCGCCCCTGCGGTGATCGTTCCGCCGCCCGCCGCCAATCGGACCGAGCAGCGACGACTGGCCGCGGTGGAAAGTGACAGCCGCGACGCGGGCAATGCTCCCAAACCGCTGGGGATGTTTTCACCCGTTCGCCAGCGGCCGCTGATCGACGAGAACCTGCCGGCCTGGCCGCAATAA
- a CDS encoding creatininase family protein, translating into MKYWELKRPDIEQMQKDEKVVVVPLGSIEQHGAHLPIMTDSLIGGEIGERIEAALPDTVLLLPMQWLGASHHHLQFPGAISVPSSVYIDMVYHLCDCLLTAGFRRIYLLLSHGGNDVPCREALNRLALDRRDRYDYWLASGGYWAVAEEALRRPEMETARLTHACEYETAMVQHLRPELVDMDQAQGHCLEVESRYFHPNGDGPNKVHVAIPFEHLTGVGALGRPELGTPEKGRILLQAVAEQMVDFVQDFSRWKRGGSPADFPFAPAPDSGGAR; encoded by the coding sequence ATGAAGTACTGGGAACTCAAACGGCCCGACATCGAGCAGATGCAAAAGGACGAAAAGGTCGTGGTCGTGCCGCTGGGCAGTATTGAACAACATGGCGCCCATTTGCCGATCATGACCGACAGCCTGATCGGCGGCGAGATCGGCGAAAGGATCGAAGCGGCCCTGCCCGACACGGTGCTGCTGTTGCCGATGCAATGGCTGGGAGCCAGCCATCATCATCTGCAGTTTCCCGGCGCCATCAGCGTGCCGTCTTCCGTTTATATCGACATGGTCTATCACCTGTGCGACTGCCTGCTGACGGCCGGTTTTCGCCGCATCTACCTGCTGCTGTCCCACGGCGGCAACGATGTCCCCTGCCGCGAGGCCTTGAATCGCCTGGCGCTGGATCGACGGGACCGGTACGATTACTGGCTGGCCAGCGGCGGCTACTGGGCCGTGGCCGAAGAAGCGCTCCGCCGCCCAGAAATGGAAACGGCGCGTTTGACGCATGCCTGTGAGTATGAAACGGCGATGGTGCAGCACTTGCGCCCGGAACTGGTCGACATGGACCAGGCTCAGGGCCATTGCCTGGAGGTGGAGTCCCGCTATTTTCATCCCAACGGCGACGGACCGAACAAAGTCCATGTGGCGATCCCCTTTGAACACCTGACCGGCGTCGGCGCCCTGGGCCGCCCGGAGCTGGGCACGCCAGAGAAGGGCCGGATCCTGCTGCAGGCGGTTGCCGAGCAGATGGTGGACTTCGTGCAGGATTTCAGCCGCTGGAAACGGGGCGGATCGCCGGCCGACTTCCCCTTCGCCCCCGCGCCGGACAGCGGCGGCGCCCGATGA
- a CDS encoding sodium:solute symporter family transporter, which produces MTSIDFAICIVYLLFVLALGWWCSGKQETNEDYFVGSRKMNWFAVGVSLFATTFSALSFVGLPQKAAFEDYHLFLAILFIPLVGAPLVGWLLIPLYQRLRLTSAYEYLELRFDRRLRLVGSLLASLYALGWMGSMLYATCLILQVVLQLSDWQMFGVLIGVGLFTTVYTTIGGFKAVIWTDVTQALVLSVGMLLVVWLAVARIPGGWSTVWTVGNAHERFNMFDMKFDLYNSRNFYAACSYGVFAYVASQATSQNAVQRYVSMPSVGAARASLVVNGFMIAAVCLLFFLVGSVIFAYYHHALPLEAVAGSGFPQHHEFAVNGEEVAIKPDQLAPYFIQHELAAPGLMGLLLSGLFAAVMSSIDSSANSLTTLLVCDWLGEEKLALRKTRWICAGFGLLAIVSALLVPLLGNNVFDIIIRIAGALFGPLLGLFALGMFNPRANGPGAFIGFLAGVVCLAVSFWCGISPWWFGAVTCMPTLLVGALASLFFPRPPAALTAGLVYPFTPPAKDGAAE; this is translated from the coding sequence ATGACCAGCATCGACTTTGCAATCTGCATCGTGTATTTGCTGTTCGTCCTGGCGCTCGGCTGGTGGTGCAGCGGCAAGCAGGAAACCAACGAGGATTACTTCGTCGGCTCGCGAAAAATGAACTGGTTCGCGGTCGGCGTTTCGTTGTTCGCCACGACCTTTAGCGCGCTCTCGTTTGTCGGCCTGCCGCAGAAGGCCGCGTTTGAAGACTACCACCTGTTCCTGGCCATTCTGTTCATCCCGCTGGTCGGCGCCCCTTTGGTCGGCTGGCTGCTGATCCCGCTGTACCAGCGGTTGCGATTAACGAGCGCTTACGAGTACCTGGAACTGCGCTTCGACCGGCGTCTGCGACTGGTCGGCAGTCTGCTGGCCAGCCTGTACGCGCTGGGCTGGATGGGCAGCATGCTGTACGCCACCTGCCTGATTCTGCAGGTGGTGCTGCAGCTGAGCGACTGGCAGATGTTCGGCGTGCTGATCGGCGTCGGCCTGTTCACCACGGTTTACACCACCATCGGCGGCTTCAAGGCGGTCATCTGGACGGACGTCACCCAGGCGTTGGTCCTCTCCGTCGGCATGCTGCTGGTCGTGTGGCTGGCGGTCGCCCGCATCCCGGGCGGCTGGTCGACGGTCTGGACGGTCGGCAACGCCCACGAGCGTTTCAACATGTTCGATATGAAATTCGACCTGTACAACAGCCGCAACTTTTACGCAGCCTGCTCCTATGGAGTGTTCGCCTATGTGGCCTCCCAGGCGACCTCGCAGAACGCCGTGCAGCGTTATGTGTCGATGCCCTCGGTCGGCGCCGCCCGAGCGTCGCTGGTGGTGAACGGGTTCATGATTGCCGCGGTCTGCCTCCTGTTCTTTCTGGTCGGCAGCGTGATCTTTGCGTATTACCACCACGCCCTGCCGCTCGAGGCCGTCGCAGGCAGCGGCTTTCCGCAGCATCACGAGTTTGCCGTCAATGGGGAAGAAGTAGCAATCAAGCCGGACCAGCTGGCGCCGTACTTCATCCAGCACGAACTGGCGGCGCCCGGCCTGATGGGCCTGCTGCTGTCGGGATTGTTCGCCGCCGTGATGAGCAGCATCGACAGCAGCGCGAACAGCCTGACGACGCTGCTGGTGTGCGACTGGCTGGGGGAAGAGAAACTGGCGCTCCGGAAGACGCGCTGGATCTGCGCAGGCTTTGGCCTGCTGGCGATTGTGTCGGCGCTGCTGGTTCCGCTGCTGGGGAACAATGTGTTTGACATTATCATCCGAATCGCCGGCGCCCTGTTTGGGCCGTTGCTGGGACTTTTTGCGCTGGGCATGTTCAACCCGCGGGCCAACGGCCCGGGCGCTTTTATCGGCTTCCTGGCCGGCGTCGTTTGCCTGGCGGTCTCCTTTTGGTGCGGCATTTCTCCCTGGTGGTTTGGCGCCGTCACTTGCATGCCGACGCTTCTGGTCGGCGCCCTGGCGAGTCTCTTTTTCCCCCGACCGCCTGCCGCCCTGACCGCCGGGCTGGTCTATCCGTTTACGCCGCCTGCCAAAGACGGAGCGGCCGAGTGA